CACGTGCCGGATTGTGCCAGTCGTCCTGTACCACAAAGACAACCCTAGCAACGAAGTCAAAACGTATGTGCTTTTGGACGATGCGAGTGACACAACGTTTATAACGAACAAATTAAAGAGCGAGATCGGCATTGAAGGAGTTAGTACAAGCCTCAACTTATGCACCATGCATGGTCGTGAAGTTGTCCCAGTATCTCGAGTTGACGGATTGGTCGTTGAGCGCCCCAACAGGCACGCTAAAGTTGATCTACCAAAAGCATACGCCAGAGATTCAATTCCATCCAGGAAAGATCAGATCCCCACTCCAGAGATAGCAGGCAAGTGGCCTCATCtgaggaaaattaaagaaaagatcTCGCCTCTCAACGAGAGCCTTAATGTTGGCATGCTTATTGGTTCTAATTGCCCTAAGGCAATCAAGCCGAGAGAAATTGTGGCTGGAAGAAGCGAAGACACCTATGCAGTATGAACTCTCCTTGGATGATGTATAGTTGGACTGGTCAATCCCCCTGATACCCAAACGGATGCAGACAGCGTAGTCACCTGCAACAGGATCGTAGCTAAAGAGATCACACGTGATACTGCTGATAAAGGAATAAACTTCATGCTAAACGAGCCGACGAAGGAACTCATCAACGCCACTGCAATAATGAAGATGTTTGAGCAGGATTTCGCAGAGCACAAAGGCACGCCTGCCAAGAGTCTCTCAATGGATGACCGAAAATTCCTAAAAATAGTCAAAGATGGTATTCACCGAACTGACGATGGTCACTACGAACTCCCTCTTCCACTCAGAGACAAAGCCATAAGCCTCCCAGACAACAAAGTAGCGCTTCGATGGCTGAACCAGTTAAAGAAACAATTTGCGAGCGACGAGCAATATCAAGAAGGTAATGTTAAGTTCATGAACGAAGTGATCAAGGCTATGCCGAAGTAGTACCAGCCGAAAACGCGACCAACGGAGCCAAGAAAAACATATCGTACAGACCTCATCATGGATTGTATCatccgaagaagaagaagtttaGAGCCGTTTTCGATTGCGCCGCAACTTACCAGAATCAGTCTCTGAACAAAAACCTGTTACAAGGACCAGACCTGACGAACAACCTGGTGGGAGTGCTGACAAGATTTCGTCAGGAGCCAGGATCTGCATCAAGTACGTGAAAAGGTTGAAAAATTGAGTAAACAAGGGCAAAGAGGAAACTTGTGAAGTTAGTGTCAACGATTTAGAGGCTGCTGGAGCTCTCATTATTCGTTCGTTTCAAGCAAGTGCATTCCGAGAAGAGATTGACacattgaaacaaaacaagcaaatcgaagctgaagaaaataaagaaacccTTAAGTTCCATAGTGCTATTTACAAGCTGGACCAGTTCATTGACAACGAGGGCGCCCTATGAGTAGGCGGTCGATTAAAGAATGCAGAAATGCATCCTCCCCAGGGGTAGCCACGTATCATCTCTCATTGTCAGAACCTTCCATGAGCATGTTGGCCATCAAGGGAAAGGAATCACTCTTAACGAAGTATGCGCCAATGGCTACTAGATCATCAAAGGTATATCTGCAGTAAACAGCACGATCGGGTCATGTTTCAAGTGTTGCAAACTGTGCGCCCCAGTGGTCGAACAGAAAATGTCCGATCTACCAGAGGACCGCCTTGAATGCCTTTTACATACTGCGTGGTCGACTACTTCGGGCCGTTCACAATTAAAGAAAACAGAAAGGAGATTAAGTGCTACGGCGTCTTCTTCACCTGCATGGCTTCAAGAGTAATACACTTGGAAACTGCAACCTCGTTAGAAACGGATTCCTTCCTGAACGCATTAAGGTGTTTCCTCAGCCGCAGAGGACCCGTACGTCAAATACACCGCGACCAAGGAGCGAATTTCGTAGGAGCTCGGAGAGAGCTTAAAGAAGCTCTTGCAGAAATGGACCACAACTGCGTTAAAGTGGAGCTCCAAAGATTGCATTGCGATTGGATCGACTTTAAGATGAACGTGCCGGCAGCTAGCCACATGGGCGGAGTTTGGGAGAGACAAATTAGAACTGTCCGCTCCGTCCTGTTCTCTCTCCTGGCAAGTAATGGAAGCCAGCTCGACGACGAGTCTTTACGGACATTGATCTGTGAAGTAGAATCGATAGTCAACAGTCGACCTCTAACCGTCAACCAGCTAGCTGATCCGGACTCGCCAGCACCACTCACCCCTAACCACCTGTTAACCATGAAGTCCAAGGTACTGCTAGCACCTCCTGGAACCTTCGGGCCAGCCAACATATACGCACGCAAGCGTTGGAGACGTGTACAACACTTGGCCAATGAATTCTGGTTGCGTTGGCAGAAGGAGTTCCTCTTCAGCTTGCAAGAGCGTCAGACGTGGTCACGACCTCGCAGGAACCTGACCATCAACGATGTTGTCCTCATGAAGGATAACAACACAGCTCGTAGCATGTGGCAGCTCGCCCATGTCTTCGCAATGTACCCAAAGCGGAGATGGACAAGTGCGCAAGGTGCAGGTGGCTCTTGCGGACAGCTGCCTGGACAGTAAAGGCAAGAGAACTGGTGAAATGCGCTACCTGGAAAGACCCGTTCAGAAACTGGTGCTCCTGGCATCAGCATGCGAGTAGAGACTGGGAAAGTCCTGGCCAAGGAGCCTACCACTGAGGACGAACTGTGAGCGCTGACTCACGATTATACACAGTGACGTCATGAACACCGAACATTCTTAGTTTCAGCTATATAAGCAGTGATTagtgaaatgtaaatatttcagGGGAGCcatgtgggaggcgcggtggcctcatggttagtgcgctcgactccggatcgagtggtccgggttcggggcctggcaggggacattgtgttgtgttcttgggcaagacactttactctcacggtgcctctctccacccaggtgtataaatgggtaccggcgtaatgctgggggtaaccctgcgatggactagcatcccatccaggggggagtacaaatactcctagtcgcttcatgctacagaaaccggagataagcgccggcctgatgagccttctggatcgtaagcggagactttaccttttaccatGTAAAGGACCCCAGAACGAGACTCGTCTATTTCCGTAGTGATTACAAATGATTCTTTCTGATTTGCTTACTTTAATTACTTAGTGTTACGTCATTAGCCACCCGTGGAAATATTTAGTACAAATAGCGGCATCTTGCCACTAGCATTTAGTCCTCGTTAGTTTTTACCTTGATTGGAGTGCCTTCAATACCCTTGGCCCTTGAGTTCAAGCGGGAACCGATGTGTATGTGCAATTACTTTAATACCTTTGTTTTTTAAGCACTTGTCTCGGACAATAGTTTTTCTAGTGCAAATACTATGTGGTTCCCTCCACGTGTGGAATTCAAGTCAAGCACGTGACACCGCCCCAGCCTTTGTTTCTTTGAGcattaaattcaaaatatatttaGTTCCCTTTTGTGTTTGTAGACATTTCCAGTATTTTGGTTTCATTCTCCTGCTTTATGCTTCACTCATCATAGCACTTCCGCAAGCAGTGCTAAAATGTAACCACACTTTCGTAGTTTTTTGAATAGTAGTTTGTCTTCGCTGTTATCTATGTTTTTTTTCATATGCTATTCGACTTAGTACGAGTACCCTGATTTGCTTAGTCTCAATTTCTGTctattttgcttgtttattcgtaGTTTAGCTGCTTGTTAGCTTGTCCTCGTTAAACTATGATTGAAATGTGTATTCATCTTACACTTTCGTGATCATTTGTTATCTTGGTAATCCGCAAATATTTAGTAATTAGTTTGTATAATTTCGCATTGTCTTTCAGTTTACATTCGATTATCGTCAATTAAATCACCAACAATCAGTGTCAACCTGTGATTCCCCACTTTACTCGACTAGTAAAGCATTCCCGCTCCCTAGGTTCATCAGGACAAGTTGTTTAGTTCGTGACCTTTGGCTCTTCAACAGTCGCCGTGAGCCGCTACAACTTTATTCAGTGGAAGAATTATTCTTCAACTGAAAACACATGGGAACCGCCCGAACACTTGCCAGAAGACCTCATTGCCGCCTTCGAGAGGAGATCAGTTGATGCTTATCGACGATTGCAGAGAAAGACTTGCTCTTCTATTTGAGAAGGGTCTGAAAGCGATCCTGGCCTGCAAGGAGACCATTGTCATGCAGCACGATGTGATGCGAGCGCTTTTTGCTGGTTTGCCGTCAGACCTTTGCACAACTCGTTACCTCACAGATGAAGATGAAATGAGAGCAGCGGGGCTTGGACCATATCTTAAGAGATGCTTAACAGTAACAGTCGGTGGTTGTCGCGTGGACACTCCTGTCAGCATCAAGTTATTTCTAGGCAAGTCCCTTGCCTTTCTTGACGGATAATGGCGCAAACGGCATCCCGTCCAGTGGAGAAAGTTCAAGTAAAATTCACAAAGAGTTGGTTCACTGGAAATATGTAGTGAACTCGAAGCGGCGATTTTAAAAACGGCTTCTTTAGAAGTCACCAAATATAACAAAAGTTCATAACCAATGCAAACTGAGATAAGCGACATTTACAAAGCCCATTGCTAAATGCGAAACATTTTCAAGCCCCTTTCGATATGAAATGActgtttatttccattttacaaaatttcttaTTCGAGTCCTTTATATGATAACTTGTCTACACTTTCCCCAACTTCCCTAACAtgtgttttcagtttttttctgtcactGCAAGTCTGTAAAACAATGCAAAGGTCGTTCTGTAAGAACTACTGAGAGCTTGCTCTTAACCAAGGTGATCATTTTGATTTCCGGTGACATTCTTTGCGTCACTtgacaaattttctttttgatcaCTTTGATTTTAAAGACTATACTTGAAATCTTCTCAGGCCAAAATCAGTGGAGCTTGTAATGCGCTGATTTGCGTGCTATTGTTGTGGGAGGTGGAGTTttgcatattattattacttgtgGGAGTTTCAAAATCAGTCAACCATTCTCCCGAACAGCCTCTGAGAGGCAAATTTGCACAGGGTTGACGAGTGCGTTCAGAAAACCGCATTTTGATGGCACTTGTAGGTATCATAAACCACAGAAATTTGTAGGAGCTTTCCTGACACACAGTACTAACTTTTCCATAAGCTGGCTGTAAACTAAACTGATCAGCTCGTCGGAATATTCCGCTTAAAGAACAGCTTCCATACCACAGAGCTCCCAAAATAGTCgattttcaaagcaaatttgATAATACTTGTAGAGaccttaaaaaacaaatttttgttcaGAATCATTTACTGATCCCTCCTCTACAAACTCCATACGCCGGTACTTGGCCAGGGGAATTAATATGTCCGTGAAACAGAAAAATGACACGCTGGTGGCTGCTTGTTGGCCGTATTCTTTGTTATCATGCGCACTTTCCTCTAATCAATTTCAAATTTTAGCGACGGCGCGTGTAAAAAGTACCCTGATCTGTCGCACCATTCTGGGTGATGTTaagttatttgttcttttaataTAAAGGACATGTGGATCAAGACTGCATTGTTACTACAGGTAAACCGTTTTTTGAAAACTAAATTTATGTTAGTTCCTCAAGGATTCATTGCAGTGACAGTCCGAAAACTTTAAAACTATCATCTTTAACAAAAAGCACAGGAGAAGCAACTTAGAGCATCAGCCTAGTTTTCATGTTAACTCATTCAATCGACCAAGCATTAATCTTTGATCATTAAATAAAGAGCAAAATACCTGTAAAAGATGGAGTGAACGTTTTAGATAGCCAAATGTTAAAAGGTTTGTGATAAGAGAGACAGAGAATCAAATTGTATTCATGTTTATCAAAAGACAAGGATTTTTCATTTGTTCAAGGGTCTCTTTAGGATTTTTCTTGTCACGTGACGTCTCTTTATGGTACAATTAAACCCATGAAGCAAATCTTTTGTACTGACTGGGTATTTAGACTGCAAATGTTGATAAGGTGTAagaaaaggagcaaacaaatGTCATGCACTTTGCAGCCTCGTCTTCCACGCTAACAAAATAGAGATGTAGCAAAACCCTCCTTTATCTCGGATCGTATACCACCTTTCGACTTTACGACATAGCGAGCCTTACTCAGGTGGTATTGGTCTAATAAAATCCAATGTCAAACCTTTTCTAACTCGTGGGTTGAACGAAACCCTGATTTTCCAGTCTCTGCTACTGGACTAAGTAGTTTAAATGCCTTTTTAAAGAAATGAGCAGTTTTTAGGAAGCTTTTAAAAGTCGTGGAAACATGTGGGGTTATAGTCAGGAACCCCATATAAAAGG
The sequence above is a segment of the Montipora foliosa isolate CH-2021 chromosome 2, ASM3666993v2, whole genome shotgun sequence genome. Coding sequences within it:
- the LOC137991681 gene encoding uncharacterized protein, with the translated sequence MASRVIHLETATSLETDSFLNALRCFLSRRGPVRQIHRDQGANFVGARRELKEALAEMDHNCVKVELQRLHCDWIDFKMNVPAASHMGGVWERQIRTVRSVLFSLLASNGSQLDDESLRTLICEVESIVNSRPLTVNQLADPDSPAPLTPNHLLTMKSKVLLAPPGTFGPANIYARKRWRRVQHLANEFWLRWQKEFLFSLQERQTWSRPRRNLTINDVVLMKDNNTARSMWQLAHVFAMYPKRRWTSAQGAGGSCGQLPGQ